In a genomic window of Gigantopelta aegis isolate Gae_Host chromosome 9, Gae_host_genome, whole genome shotgun sequence:
- the LOC121381306 gene encoding calumenin-B-like isoform X1, whose amino-acid sequence MVFTTSQAMRLYGCVLVLAVLTFTSSSAIPKPDKEKEHKERTKEKHLSTEEHEKDGEHNTDYDHEAFLGQESKTFDQLSPEESRERLGFIVDKIDKDHDGLVTEEELKSWIQYVQKRYVLVDTDRTWKDHEPDADGKLQWTSYKKRTYGYPDDPEDKDSPTHEYREMIARDERRWKKADKDGDGKLSHDEFVDFLHPEDAEHMREIVVLETLEDIDKDKDGFISLEEYIADIWDDEDDDDEDDDDEHHGTEPDWVASEREQFQNYRDKDKNGKLDADEIKDWIIPEDYDHSAAETTHLIRASDVDKDGKLTREEILDKYDLFVGSQATDFGEALTKHDEF is encoded by the exons ATG GTGTTCACTACGAGTCAAGCCATGCGACTGTATGGGTGTGTTCTAGTCCTGGCCGTTCTAACGTTTACTTCAAGCTCAGCCATTCCAAAACCGGACAAAGAGAAAGAACACAAAGAGAGAACGAAGGAAAAG CACCTGAGCACCGAGGAGCATGAGAAAGACGGAGAACACAACACAGATTACGACCACGAGGCGTTTCTCGGTCAGGAGTCAAAAACATTCGACCAGCTGTCGCCCGAGGAGAGTCGCGAGAGACTCGG CTTCATCGTGGACAAGATTGACAAGGACCACGATGGGCTGGTGACGGAGGAGGAGTTGAAGAGCTGGATCCAGTACGTACAGAAGCGTTACGTGCTCGTCGACACAGACCGCACGTGGAAGGACCACGAGCCAGACGCCGACGGCAAGCTGCAGTGGACATCATACAAGAAACGCACATACGGATACCCCGACG ACCCCGAGGACAAGGACTCCCCAACCCACGAGTACCGCGAGATGATTGCGCGAGACGAGCGACGCTGGAAGAAAGCCGACAAAGACGGCGACGGCAAACTGAGTCACGACGAGTTCGTCGATTTCCTCCACCCCGAGGACGCCGAACACATGCGAGAGATTGTTGTCTTG gaaacgCTAGAAGACATTGATAAAGACAAAGATGGATTTATCAGTCTTGAGGAGTACATTG CTGATATCTGGGATGATGAAGACGATGATGATGAGGATGACGATGATGAGCACCATGGCACGGAACCTGACTGGGTCGCGTCCGAACGCGAACAGTTTCAGAACTACCGCGACAAAGACAAGAACGGCAAACTGGACGCAGATGAGATCAAAGACTGGATTATCCCGGAGGATTACGACCACAGCGCCGCCGAGACCACTCACCTCATCCGGGCGTCTGACGTAGACAAG gATGGCAAGTTAACGAGGGAGGAAATACTTGATAAATATGACCTGTTTGTTGGAAGTCAGGCCACAGACTTCGGCGAGGCTCTTACCAAACACGATGAGTTTTGA
- the LOC121381306 gene encoding calumenin-B-like isoform X2, with protein sequence MVFTTSQAMRLYGCVLVLAVLTFTSSSAIPKPDKEKEHKERTKEKHLSTEEHEKDGEHNTDYDHEAFLGQESKTFDQLSPEESRERLGFIVDKIDKDHDGLVTEEELKSWIQYVQKRYVLVDTDRTWKDHEPDADGKLQWTSYKKRTYGYPDDPEDKDSPTHEYREMIARDERRWKKADKDGDGKLSHDEFVDFLHPEDAEHMREIVVLETLEDIDKDKDGFISLEEYIGDMWREKQEGEEEPDWVKSEREQFRDYRDKNKDGKMDSREVQDWIIPTDYDHSLAEAKHLMYESDADKDGKLTREEILDKYDLFVGSQATDFGEALTKHDEF encoded by the exons ATG GTGTTCACTACGAGTCAAGCCATGCGACTGTATGGGTGTGTTCTAGTCCTGGCCGTTCTAACGTTTACTTCAAGCTCAGCCATTCCAAAACCGGACAAAGAGAAAGAACACAAAGAGAGAACGAAGGAAAAG CACCTGAGCACCGAGGAGCATGAGAAAGACGGAGAACACAACACAGATTACGACCACGAGGCGTTTCTCGGTCAGGAGTCAAAAACATTCGACCAGCTGTCGCCCGAGGAGAGTCGCGAGAGACTCGG CTTCATCGTGGACAAGATTGACAAGGACCACGATGGGCTGGTGACGGAGGAGGAGTTGAAGAGCTGGATCCAGTACGTACAGAAGCGTTACGTGCTCGTCGACACAGACCGCACGTGGAAGGACCACGAGCCAGACGCCGACGGCAAGCTGCAGTGGACATCATACAAGAAACGCACATACGGATACCCCGACG ACCCCGAGGACAAGGACTCCCCAACCCACGAGTACCGCGAGATGATTGCGCGAGACGAGCGACGCTGGAAGAAAGCCGACAAAGACGGCGACGGCAAACTGAGTCACGACGAGTTCGTCGATTTCCTCCACCCCGAGGACGCCGAACACATGCGAGAGATTGTTGTCTTG gaaacgCTAGAAGACATTGATAAAGACAAAGATGGATTTATCAGTCTTGAGGAGTACATTG GTGACATGTGGCGCGAGAAACAGGAAGGGGAGGAGGAGCCGGATTGGGTGAAAAGCGAGCGCGAACAGTTTAGGGATTACCGTGATAAAAACAAAGACGGCAAAATGGATAGTCGTGAGGTGCAGGACTGGATCATACCCACCGACTATGATCACTCGCTGGCGGAGGCCAAACATCTAATGTACGAGTCCGACGCGGACAAG gATGGCAAGTTAACGAGGGAGGAAATACTTGATAAATATGACCTGTTTGTTGGAAGTCAGGCCACAGACTTCGGCGAGGCTCTTACCAAACACGATGAGTTTTGA